From one Melospiza melodia melodia isolate bMelMel2 chromosome 4, bMelMel2.pri, whole genome shotgun sequence genomic stretch:
- the LOC134417917 gene encoding uncharacterized protein LOC134417917, which produces MGTARHGGAGEAGHKEARRNGNGSGASQPGHKAARRDGTGQPGHKAACSDGTGQPGHKAAGGDGNGSGSTGQPGHKAACGDGNGSGGTGQPGHKAAGGDGNGSGGTGQPGHKAAGGDGNGSGDSRAHRGAEPPHEARRL; this is translated from the exons ATGGGAACAGCG CGGCACGGCGGCGCTGGCGAGGCGGGACACAAGGAGGCCCGTCGCAATGGGAACGGGAGCGGCGCTAGCCAGCCGGGACACAAGGCGGCCCGTCGCGATGGCACCGGCCAGCCGGGACACAAGGCGGCCTGTAGCGATGGCACCGGCCAGCCGGGACACAAGGCGGCCGGTGGCGATGGGAACGGGAGCGGTAGCACCGGCCAGCCGGGACACAAGGCGGCCTGTGGCGATGGGAACGGGAGCGGTGGCACCGGCCAGCCGGGACACAAGGCGGCCGGTGGCGATGGGAACGGGAGCGGTGGCACCGGCCAGCCGGGACACAAGGCGGCCGGTGGCGATGGGAACGGGAGCGGCGACTCCCGAGCGCACCGCGGGGCGGAGCCGCCGCACGAGGCGCGCAGGCTGTGA
- the RIBC2 gene encoding RIB43A-like with coiled-coils protein 2 — MSGLGPQRELEEAAALERRRRRELLRRGRIFNARIRTIGIDKDALDAQVKERKIQEAAEKAEHERFAHHMKKNDKLMCLLEERQKNEIRDINRALTEFHKNFQGPETRREFDLNDPQALKKDRPARVSDDDPRCTVSGMQKFVGEDLNHDQRMKFQKEQIREWSLQQQKDLKNALADQKLADDLYDKFRIELDRKIMEEQRKEEESRRAVCAATKNFNKIQVAELDHKNELEKAQKMKDDMYEITCLLRGDFLSENPDQAIGPGGVLVDRWKGMTQEQLMAIREFQKEQVLEKQRAREQERRRDAEWDRQRVQAARTQLLWERHQQRQDQVQRRDLDAVNAGLSQEQRAKNIYLKEEEYSNIPTEEFYAQFNTTTR; from the exons ATGAGCGGGCTGGGGCCGCAGCGGGAGCTGGAGGAGGCCGCCGCCCTGGAgcgccggcggcggcgggagctgcTGCGGCGGGGCCGTATCTTCAACGCACGGATCCGCACCATAGGG aTTGATAAAGATGCATTGGATGCACAGGTCAAGGAGAGGAAAAttcaagaagcagctgaaaaagcagagCATGAAAGATTTG CTCATCACATGAAGAAAAATGACAAGCTCATGTGTCTGCTAGAAGAACGCCAGAAAAATGAAATCAGAGACATCAATAGGGCTCTAACTGAATTCCATAagaattttcaggggccagaaaCAAGACGTGAATTTGACCTGAATGATCCACAAGCCCTAAAGAAAGACAGACCTGCTCGGGTCTCAGATGATGATCCTCGCTGTACTGTCTCTGGCATGCAGAAGTTTGTGGGTGAAGACTTAAACCATGATCAGAGGATGAAGTTTCAAAAGGAGCAAATAAGGGAGTGGTCTCTTCAGCAACAGAAAGACTTAAAAAATGCATTAGCTGACCAAAAATTGGCAG ATGATCTTTATGACAAGTTTAGGATTGAACTTGACCGAAAGATTATGGAAGAACAAAGAAAAGAAGAGGAAAGCAGGCGTGCTGTTTGTGCAGCTACTAAAAATTTCAATAAAATCCAG GTTGCTGAACTAGATCACAAAAATGAATTGGAAAAGGCTCAAAAAATGAAAGATGATATGTATGAAATAACCTGCCTGCTTCGAGGAGATTTCCTTTCTGAAAACCCAGACCAAGCAATCGGTCCTGGGGGTGTGCTGGTGGATCGATGGAAGGGGATGACACAGGAGCAGCTGATGGCAATTCGTGAGTTCCAAAAGGAGCAAGTTCTGGAGAAACAG AGAGCCAGAGAGCAGGAGCGCCGAAGGGATGCGGAGTGGGACAGGCAGCGCGTGCAGGCTGCCAggacccagctgctctgggagcggCACCAGCAGCGCCAGGACCAGGTGCAGCGCCGAGACCTGGATGCTGTCAATGCAGGGCTCTCTCAGGAGCAAAGAGCAAA GAACATTTATCTTAAAGAGGAAGAGTATTCAAATATTCCAACAGAGGAGTTTTATGCACAGTTTAATACAACCACCCGGTGA